Proteins encoded within one genomic window of Triticum aestivum cultivar Chinese Spring chromosome 2D, IWGSC CS RefSeq v2.1, whole genome shotgun sequence:
- the LOC123051762 gene encoding protein transport protein SEC31 homolog B isoform X2, with the protein MACIKSAQRAALTALAPEAPYLAAGTMSGAVDMQFSASANIEIFSLDFQSDSPDLPLLAAAPSPDRFNRLCWSRPGAADGDSFSLGLLAGGLSDGSVAVWNPLSMISSEGQAEDVMVAQLEKHNGAVTGLEFSELTPNRLASGGNEGDICIWDLKNPCEPNVFPPLKNVGSNAQAEISCLTWNPKFQHILASASSNGITVWDLRTQKPLTSFSDSNRRNCSVLQWNPDMSTQLILASDDDNSPSLRVWDVRKTIAPVREFVGHSKGVIGMSWCPYDSSFLLTCAKDNRTICWDTVSGEIISELPTSSNGNFDIHWYRKIPGVVAASSYDGKIGVHNLEFSSLYAAGDSTVGASARPRAAAPKWLKCPTGASFGFGGKLVSFHPAQGTQAGTSEVHVHNLVIEQSLVSRSTEFEAAMQNRDKSALRALCEQKSQESLSEEEKETWSFLRVMFEDGDTARTKLLVHLGFNPPQEPTVNATDELSKSLADTLNLDHGTDNMDAQFLADNGDDFFNNPQPSETSLAEEPISTNVQEIEQEMPENIVLSDPSIDKSIQHALVVGDYKGAVNQCLAANRMADALVIAHAGGSALWESTRNQYLKNSVSPYLKVVSAMVGNDLMSFVSTWPLNAWKETLALLCTFAGKEEWNVLCDTLASRLLSAGDMLAATLCYICAGNIDKAVEIWSRNLSSEDGGKTYVDLLQDLMEKTITLALATGHKRFSASLSKLVENYAELLASQGLLKTAMEYLKLMGADENSEDLSILRDRIAFSTEENDATRSSVPESSANSSSYLPNQRSYTPDPSQNLYQGPQQYNNVQSYPEVYPQPPNSRANVPSNAYPEVYPQSHNAAYSGYAGYQPQHQTQMFVPQNTPVDTQPSPAPLPVPHQTVKTFTPANVPSLKNPEQYHQASTLGSQLYTPPANSSYAPGPPAQFHSGPPTTFHQPAPPAQYQTVPPIPSVPGTNPNQMFTPAVPTNSASRFIPSTNQGFVQRPGLSPAQPSSPTQAQPPAQPTVAPPAPPPTVQTADTSNVSADLRPVIATLTRLFDETSKALGGAPAKKREIEDNSKKIGALFAKLNTGDISPNVSSKLIQMCSALDSSDFATAMQLQILLTTSDWDECNFWLSSLKRMIKTRQSFRV; encoded by the exons ATGGCGTGCATCAAGAGCGCGCAGCGCGCGGCGCTGACGGCGCTCGCGCCGGAGGCGCCCTACCTCGCCGCCGGCACCATGAGCGGCGCCGTCGACATGCAATTCTCCGCGTCGGCCAACATCGAGATCTTCAGCCTCGACTTCCAGTCCGACTCCCCCGACCTGCCCCTCCTCGCCGCGGCCCCCTCCCCCGACCGCTTCAACCGCCTCTGCTGGTCCCGCCCGGGCGCCGCCGACGGCGACTCCTTCTCcctcggcctcctcgccggcgggctCAGCGACGGCTCCGTCGCCGTCTGGAACCCGCTCAGCATGATCAG CTCCGAGGGGCAAGCGGAGGACGTCATGGTCGCGCAGCTCGAGAAGCACAACGGGGCG GTCACTGGATTGGAGTTCAGCGAGCTCACACCCAATCGGCTCGCTTCAGGGGGTAACGAGGGGGACATTTGCATCTGGGATCTCAAAAACCCCTGCGAGCCAAACGTCTTCCCGCCGCTGAAG AATGTTGGTTCGAATGCTCAAGCTGAAATATCTTGCTTAACCTGGAACCCCAAGTTTCAGCATATACTAGCATCAGCTTCTAGTAACGGGATTACAG TTTGGGATTTGAGAACCCAGAAACCATTAACTAG CTTTTCAGATTCAAATAGAAGGAACTGTTCTGTTCTCCAGTGGAATCCAGACATGTCCACCCAGCTAATTCTTGCATCAGATGACGACAACTCTCCTTCTTTGAGA GTATGGGATGTGAGGAAAACCATTGCACCTGTACGGGAATTTGTGGGACACTCGAAAG GTGTAATTGGTATGTCATGGTGCCCCTATGACAGTTCATTCTTGCTTACTTGTGCTAAAGACAATAGAACAATATGCTGGGATACAGTTAGTGGAGAG ATTATCAGTGAGCTACCAACAAGCTCTAATGGTAACTTTGACATTCACTGGTACCGGAAAATTCCAGGTGTTGTAGCAGCATCTTCATATGATGGGAAAATCGGTGTACACAACTTGGAG TTCTCCAGCCTGTATGCAGCTGGTGATAGCACTGTTGGTGCCTCAG CACGTCCAAGAGCTGCAGCTCCAAAATGGTTGAAATGCCCCACGGGTGCATCTTTCGGCTTTGGTGGCAAACTTGTTTCCTTCCATCCAGCCCAAGGCACACAAGCGGGTACTTCTGAG GTGCATGTGCATAATTTGGTGATTGAGCAGAGTCTAGTAAGCCGGTCAACTGAATTTGAAGCTGCTATGCAGAATAGGGACAAAAGTGCACTGCGTGCTTTGTGTGAACAAAAATCACAAGAATCTTT ATCCGAGGAGGAGAAAGAAACGTGGAGCTTCTTAAGGGTTATGTTCGAGGATGGGGATACTGCCAGAACAAAATTGCTTGTTCATCTTGGATTCAATCCACCTCAAGAACCGACTGTGAATGCAACTGATGAACTGAGCAAATCATTGGCTGATACACTTAATCTTGATCATGGTACTGATAATATGGATGCCCAATTTCTTGCTGATAACGGTGATGATTTTTTCAATAATCCTCAACCTTCAGAGACTAGCTTGGCTGAGGAGCCAATATCTACAAATGTCCAAGAGATCGAGCAGGAAATGCCTGAAAATATTGTGCTATCTGATCCATCAATTGACAAAAGTATTCAACATGCATTGGTAGTTGGAGACTACAAAGGTGCTGTTAATCAGTGCCTTGCTGCGAATCGTATGGCTGATGCTCTGGTTATTGCCCATGCTGGTGGTTCTGCTCTATGGGAGAGCACCAGAAACCAATATCTTAAGAACAGTGTCTCACCCTATTTAAAG GTTGTTTCTGCTATGGTTGGCAATGATTTGATGAGTTTTGTGAGTACGTGGCCACTAAATGCATGGAAGGAAACACTTGCACTACTGTGCACA TTTGCCGGGAAAGAGGAATGGAATGTTTTATGTGACACTCTTGCATCTAGACTTCTGAGTGCTGGTGATATGCTAGCTGCGACCCTATGTTACATTTGTGCTGGAAATATTGATAAAGCTGTTGAAATATGGTCTCGCAACCTGAGCTCTGAAGATGGTGGAAAGACTTATGTTGATCTTCTCCAG GATTTGATGGAGAAGACCATTACTCTCGCCCTTGCCACGGGCCATAAGAGGTTTAGCGCATCTCTATCTAAGCTTGTTGAGAACTATGCAGAGCTGTTGGCCAGTCAAGGCCTTCTTAAAACTGCAATGGAATACTTGAAGCTTATGGGAGCAGATGAAAATTCAGAGGATCTGTCTATACTGAGAGATCGAATTGCATTTTCTACAGAAG AGAATGATGCTACCAGGAGTTCTGTTCCGGAGAGTAGTGCCAACAGCTCCTCCTACCTACCAAATCAACGGAGCTACACCCCAGACCCTTCTCAGAATCTTTACCAG GGGCCTCAACAATATAATAATGTGCAAAGCTATCCAGAAGTTTACCCGCAACCACCTAATAGTAGAGCCAATGTGCCAAGCAATGCATATCCAGAAGTTTACCCGCAATCACACAATGCAGCCTACTCAGGATATGCTGGATATCAACCTCAACATCAAACACAAATGTTTGTTCCTCAAAACACACCAGTGGACACCCAG CCAAGCCCGGCTCCATTACCGGTTCCACATCAAACAGTGAAGACATTTACTCCTGCAAACGTACCGAGTCTCAAAAACCCAGAGCAATATCACCAAGCAAGTACCTTGGGTTCCCAGCTCTACACG CCTCCTGCGAATTCATCATACGCTCCTGGACCACCCGCCCAGTTCCATAGTGGACCTCCCACCACGTTTCATCAGCCTGCACCACCGGCTCAATACCAGACTGTTCCACCCATCCCTTCAGTTCCAGGAACAAACCCTAACCAGATGTTTACCCCTGCTGTTCCGACTAATTCAGCCTCTAGGTTTATACCGTCAACCAATCAAGGTTTTGTTCAGCGGCCAGGCTTGAGTCCTGCACAGCCCTCAAGTCCAACACAGGCGCAACCACCAGCTCAGCCTACAGTTGCTCCTCCTGCACCTCCCCCCACTGTGCAAACAGCTGATACATCGAATGTGTCTG CTGATCTGAGACCTGTTATTGCAACACTGACCAGACTATTTGATGAGACGTCCAAAGCCTTGGGAGGCGCACCAGCTAAAAAACGTGAAATTGAAGACAACTCAAAGAAGATTGGGGCATTATTTGCCAAACTCAACACTGGAGATATATCTCCAAATGTTTCATCAAAACTCATTCAGATGTGCAGTGCACTTGATAGTAGTGATTTTGCCACTGCAATGCAACTTCAG ATTCTTCTGACGACCAGTGATTGGGATGAGTGCAACTTTTGGCTCTCATCATTGAAGCGTATGATCAAGACAAGGCAGAGCTTCAGAGTGTAA
- the LOC123051762 gene encoding protein transport protein SEC31 homolog B isoform X1 produces the protein MACIKSAQRAALTALAPEAPYLAAGTMSGAVDMQFSASANIEIFSLDFQSDSPDLPLLAAAPSPDRFNRLCWSRPGAADGDSFSLGLLAGGLSDGSVAVWNPLSMISSEGQAEDVMVAQLEKHNGAVTGLEFSELTPNRLASGGNEGDICIWDLKNPCEPNVFPPLKNVGSNAQAEISCLTWNPKFQHILASASSNGITVVWDLRTQKPLTSFSDSNRRNCSVLQWNPDMSTQLILASDDDNSPSLRVWDVRKTIAPVREFVGHSKGVIGMSWCPYDSSFLLTCAKDNRTICWDTVSGEIISELPTSSNGNFDIHWYRKIPGVVAASSYDGKIGVHNLEFSSLYAAGDSTVGASARPRAAAPKWLKCPTGASFGFGGKLVSFHPAQGTQAGTSEVHVHNLVIEQSLVSRSTEFEAAMQNRDKSALRALCEQKSQESLSEEEKETWSFLRVMFEDGDTARTKLLVHLGFNPPQEPTVNATDELSKSLADTLNLDHGTDNMDAQFLADNGDDFFNNPQPSETSLAEEPISTNVQEIEQEMPENIVLSDPSIDKSIQHALVVGDYKGAVNQCLAANRMADALVIAHAGGSALWESTRNQYLKNSVSPYLKVVSAMVGNDLMSFVSTWPLNAWKETLALLCTFAGKEEWNVLCDTLASRLLSAGDMLAATLCYICAGNIDKAVEIWSRNLSSEDGGKTYVDLLQDLMEKTITLALATGHKRFSASLSKLVENYAELLASQGLLKTAMEYLKLMGADENSEDLSILRDRIAFSTEENDATRSSVPESSANSSSYLPNQRSYTPDPSQNLYQGPQQYNNVQSYPEVYPQPPNSRANVPSNAYPEVYPQSHNAAYSGYAGYQPQHQTQMFVPQNTPVDTQPSPAPLPVPHQTVKTFTPANVPSLKNPEQYHQASTLGSQLYTPPANSSYAPGPPAQFHSGPPTTFHQPAPPAQYQTVPPIPSVPGTNPNQMFTPAVPTNSASRFIPSTNQGFVQRPGLSPAQPSSPTQAQPPAQPTVAPPAPPPTVQTADTSNVSADLRPVIATLTRLFDETSKALGGAPAKKREIEDNSKKIGALFAKLNTGDISPNVSSKLIQMCSALDSSDFATAMQLQILLTTSDWDECNFWLSSLKRMIKTRQSFRV, from the exons ATGGCGTGCATCAAGAGCGCGCAGCGCGCGGCGCTGACGGCGCTCGCGCCGGAGGCGCCCTACCTCGCCGCCGGCACCATGAGCGGCGCCGTCGACATGCAATTCTCCGCGTCGGCCAACATCGAGATCTTCAGCCTCGACTTCCAGTCCGACTCCCCCGACCTGCCCCTCCTCGCCGCGGCCCCCTCCCCCGACCGCTTCAACCGCCTCTGCTGGTCCCGCCCGGGCGCCGCCGACGGCGACTCCTTCTCcctcggcctcctcgccggcgggctCAGCGACGGCTCCGTCGCCGTCTGGAACCCGCTCAGCATGATCAG CTCCGAGGGGCAAGCGGAGGACGTCATGGTCGCGCAGCTCGAGAAGCACAACGGGGCG GTCACTGGATTGGAGTTCAGCGAGCTCACACCCAATCGGCTCGCTTCAGGGGGTAACGAGGGGGACATTTGCATCTGGGATCTCAAAAACCCCTGCGAGCCAAACGTCTTCCCGCCGCTGAAG AATGTTGGTTCGAATGCTCAAGCTGAAATATCTTGCTTAACCTGGAACCCCAAGTTTCAGCATATACTAGCATCAGCTTCTAGTAACGGGATTACAG TAGTTTGGGATTTGAGAACCCAGAAACCATTAACTAG CTTTTCAGATTCAAATAGAAGGAACTGTTCTGTTCTCCAGTGGAATCCAGACATGTCCACCCAGCTAATTCTTGCATCAGATGACGACAACTCTCCTTCTTTGAGA GTATGGGATGTGAGGAAAACCATTGCACCTGTACGGGAATTTGTGGGACACTCGAAAG GTGTAATTGGTATGTCATGGTGCCCCTATGACAGTTCATTCTTGCTTACTTGTGCTAAAGACAATAGAACAATATGCTGGGATACAGTTAGTGGAGAG ATTATCAGTGAGCTACCAACAAGCTCTAATGGTAACTTTGACATTCACTGGTACCGGAAAATTCCAGGTGTTGTAGCAGCATCTTCATATGATGGGAAAATCGGTGTACACAACTTGGAG TTCTCCAGCCTGTATGCAGCTGGTGATAGCACTGTTGGTGCCTCAG CACGTCCAAGAGCTGCAGCTCCAAAATGGTTGAAATGCCCCACGGGTGCATCTTTCGGCTTTGGTGGCAAACTTGTTTCCTTCCATCCAGCCCAAGGCACACAAGCGGGTACTTCTGAG GTGCATGTGCATAATTTGGTGATTGAGCAGAGTCTAGTAAGCCGGTCAACTGAATTTGAAGCTGCTATGCAGAATAGGGACAAAAGTGCACTGCGTGCTTTGTGTGAACAAAAATCACAAGAATCTTT ATCCGAGGAGGAGAAAGAAACGTGGAGCTTCTTAAGGGTTATGTTCGAGGATGGGGATACTGCCAGAACAAAATTGCTTGTTCATCTTGGATTCAATCCACCTCAAGAACCGACTGTGAATGCAACTGATGAACTGAGCAAATCATTGGCTGATACACTTAATCTTGATCATGGTACTGATAATATGGATGCCCAATTTCTTGCTGATAACGGTGATGATTTTTTCAATAATCCTCAACCTTCAGAGACTAGCTTGGCTGAGGAGCCAATATCTACAAATGTCCAAGAGATCGAGCAGGAAATGCCTGAAAATATTGTGCTATCTGATCCATCAATTGACAAAAGTATTCAACATGCATTGGTAGTTGGAGACTACAAAGGTGCTGTTAATCAGTGCCTTGCTGCGAATCGTATGGCTGATGCTCTGGTTATTGCCCATGCTGGTGGTTCTGCTCTATGGGAGAGCACCAGAAACCAATATCTTAAGAACAGTGTCTCACCCTATTTAAAG GTTGTTTCTGCTATGGTTGGCAATGATTTGATGAGTTTTGTGAGTACGTGGCCACTAAATGCATGGAAGGAAACACTTGCACTACTGTGCACA TTTGCCGGGAAAGAGGAATGGAATGTTTTATGTGACACTCTTGCATCTAGACTTCTGAGTGCTGGTGATATGCTAGCTGCGACCCTATGTTACATTTGTGCTGGAAATATTGATAAAGCTGTTGAAATATGGTCTCGCAACCTGAGCTCTGAAGATGGTGGAAAGACTTATGTTGATCTTCTCCAG GATTTGATGGAGAAGACCATTACTCTCGCCCTTGCCACGGGCCATAAGAGGTTTAGCGCATCTCTATCTAAGCTTGTTGAGAACTATGCAGAGCTGTTGGCCAGTCAAGGCCTTCTTAAAACTGCAATGGAATACTTGAAGCTTATGGGAGCAGATGAAAATTCAGAGGATCTGTCTATACTGAGAGATCGAATTGCATTTTCTACAGAAG AGAATGATGCTACCAGGAGTTCTGTTCCGGAGAGTAGTGCCAACAGCTCCTCCTACCTACCAAATCAACGGAGCTACACCCCAGACCCTTCTCAGAATCTTTACCAG GGGCCTCAACAATATAATAATGTGCAAAGCTATCCAGAAGTTTACCCGCAACCACCTAATAGTAGAGCCAATGTGCCAAGCAATGCATATCCAGAAGTTTACCCGCAATCACACAATGCAGCCTACTCAGGATATGCTGGATATCAACCTCAACATCAAACACAAATGTTTGTTCCTCAAAACACACCAGTGGACACCCAG CCAAGCCCGGCTCCATTACCGGTTCCACATCAAACAGTGAAGACATTTACTCCTGCAAACGTACCGAGTCTCAAAAACCCAGAGCAATATCACCAAGCAAGTACCTTGGGTTCCCAGCTCTACACG CCTCCTGCGAATTCATCATACGCTCCTGGACCACCCGCCCAGTTCCATAGTGGACCTCCCACCACGTTTCATCAGCCTGCACCACCGGCTCAATACCAGACTGTTCCACCCATCCCTTCAGTTCCAGGAACAAACCCTAACCAGATGTTTACCCCTGCTGTTCCGACTAATTCAGCCTCTAGGTTTATACCGTCAACCAATCAAGGTTTTGTTCAGCGGCCAGGCTTGAGTCCTGCACAGCCCTCAAGTCCAACACAGGCGCAACCACCAGCTCAGCCTACAGTTGCTCCTCCTGCACCTCCCCCCACTGTGCAAACAGCTGATACATCGAATGTGTCTG CTGATCTGAGACCTGTTATTGCAACACTGACCAGACTATTTGATGAGACGTCCAAAGCCTTGGGAGGCGCACCAGCTAAAAAACGTGAAATTGAAGACAACTCAAAGAAGATTGGGGCATTATTTGCCAAACTCAACACTGGAGATATATCTCCAAATGTTTCATCAAAACTCATTCAGATGTGCAGTGCACTTGATAGTAGTGATTTTGCCACTGCAATGCAACTTCAG ATTCTTCTGACGACCAGTGATTGGGATGAGTGCAACTTTTGGCTCTCATCATTGAAGCGTATGATCAAGACAAGGCAGAGCTTCAGAGTGTAA